The following proteins are co-located in the Portunus trituberculatus isolate SZX2019 chromosome 16, ASM1759143v1, whole genome shotgun sequence genome:
- the LOC123504464 gene encoding vacuolar protein sorting-associated protein 29 isoform X1: METTGLKLVLVLGDLHIPHRVSSLPAKFKKLLVPGRIQHILCTGNLCTKESYDYLKTLAADVHVVRGDFDETSYPEQKVVTVGQFRIGMCHGHQVVPWGDPAALSLIARQLDADILISGHTHKFEAFEAESRFFINPGSVTGSYSALDGEITPSFVLMDIQSSTVVTYVYQLIGDEVKVERIEYKKVN, from the exons ATGGAAACAACCGGTCTTAAG TTGGTCCTTGTGCTTGGAGATCTCCACATTCCCCACCGGGTCAGTTCACTGCCGGCAAAATTCAAGAAGCTGCTGGTGCCGGGACGTATCCAACACATTCTGTGCACTGGCAACCTGTGCACCAAGGAGAGCTATGACTACCTCAAGACCTTGGCTGCCGATGTCCATGTTGTGCGTGGCGACTTTGATGAG acgAGCTATCCTGAGCAGAAGGTGGTCACAGTGGGACAGTTTCGGATTGGCATGTGTCACGGCCACCAGGTAGTGCCGTGGGGAGACCCTGCAGCACTCTCCCTCATAGCACGGCAGTTGGATGCAGACATCCTCATCTCTGGTCACACTCACAAGTTTGAAGCGTTTGAAGCAGAGTCAAGATTCTTCATCAATCCTGGCTCAGTGACGGGATCATACAGTGCACTTGACGG AGAGATCACGCCCTCCTTTGTGCTAATGGACATCCAGAGCTCCACTGTGGTGACCTATGTGTACCAGCTCATTGGTGATGAAGTCAAAGTAGAGagaatagaatataaaaaagtaaactaa
- the LOC123504464 gene encoding vacuolar protein sorting-associated protein 29 isoform X2, translating into MLVLVLGDLHIPHRVSSLPAKFKKLLVPGRIQHILCTGNLCTKESYDYLKTLAADVHVVRGDFDETSYPEQKVVTVGQFRIGMCHGHQVVPWGDPAALSLIARQLDADILISGHTHKFEAFEAESRFFINPGSVTGSYSALDGEITPSFVLMDIQSSTVVTYVYQLIGDEVKVERIEYKKVN; encoded by the exons ATG TTGGTCCTTGTGCTTGGAGATCTCCACATTCCCCACCGGGTCAGTTCACTGCCGGCAAAATTCAAGAAGCTGCTGGTGCCGGGACGTATCCAACACATTCTGTGCACTGGCAACCTGTGCACCAAGGAGAGCTATGACTACCTCAAGACCTTGGCTGCCGATGTCCATGTTGTGCGTGGCGACTTTGATGAG acgAGCTATCCTGAGCAGAAGGTGGTCACAGTGGGACAGTTTCGGATTGGCATGTGTCACGGCCACCAGGTAGTGCCGTGGGGAGACCCTGCAGCACTCTCCCTCATAGCACGGCAGTTGGATGCAGACATCCTCATCTCTGGTCACACTCACAAGTTTGAAGCGTTTGAAGCAGAGTCAAGATTCTTCATCAATCCTGGCTCAGTGACGGGATCATACAGTGCACTTGACGG AGAGATCACGCCCTCCTTTGTGCTAATGGACATCCAGAGCTCCACTGTGGTGACCTATGTGTACCAGCTCATTGGTGATGAAGTCAAAGTAGAGagaatagaatataaaaaagtaaactaa